The following are from one region of the Odontesthes bonariensis isolate fOdoBon6 chromosome 12, fOdoBon6.hap1, whole genome shotgun sequence genome:
- the katnal1 gene encoding katanin p60 ATPase-containing subunit A-like 1: MNLAEICDNAKKGREYALLGNYDSSVVYYQGVIQQIHKHCQSLRDPALKVKWQQVRQQLSEEYEQVKGIMGTLESFKSEKPADVLVPQLEERQEDPVVWPPPIPAEHRNPVAVKRPNSGVKQQKKDSPGLQHRGPGGRAQANPKADRPGIRDGRGTKAKDDKGKKGDTQGDVEQKKFDGTGYDSDLVDSLERDIVSRNPNVHWEDIADLEDAKKLLREAVVLPMWMPDFFKGIRRPWKGVLMVGPPGTGKTMLAKAVATECGTTFFNVSSSTLTSKYRGESEKLVRLLFEMARFYAPTTIFIDEIDSICGRRGTSDEHEASRRVKSELLIQMDGVGGALENDDPSKMVMVLAATNFPWDIDEALRRRLEKRIYIALPTAEGRVELLKINLREVELAPDVDLDLIAEKIEGYSGADITNVCRDASMMAMRRRIQGLSPEEIRALSKDELQMPVTMEDFTLTLKKISKSVSAADLEKYEAWMAEFGSV, encoded by the exons ATGAATTTGGCAGAGATTTGTGACAACGCCAAGAAGGGCCGTGAATACGCCTTGCTGGGGAACTATGACTCCTCCGTTGTTTACTACCAGGGTGTCATTCAGCAGATCCACAAGCACTGTCAGTCCCTCAGAGACCCTGCACTCAAAGTCAAATGGCAACAA GTCAGGCAGCAACTGTCTGAGGAATATGAGCAGGTGAAGGGAATCATGGGAACACTCGAAAGCTTCAAGTCCGAGAAGCCGGCTGACGTCCTTGTTCCTCAGCTGGAGGAGCGACAGGAGGATCCAGTCGTTTGGCCCCCTCCCATCCCTGCAGAACAcag GAATCCTGTTGCAGTGAAGCGGCCCAACAGTGGAGTGAAGCAGCAGAAAAAGGACTCTCCGGGTCTGCAGCATCGAGGACCCGGAGGCCGCGCTCAGGCCAACCCTAAAGCAGACCGGCCCGGGATCAGAGACGGCCGAGGCACAAAGGCCAAAGACGACAAG GGAAAGAAAGGAGACACCCAGGGGGATGTAGAACAGAAGAAGTTTGATGGCACGGGTTATGACAGCGACTTGGTGGACTCACTGGAGAGAGACATCGTGTCCCGTAACCCTAACGTACACTG GGAGGACATTGCTGATTTGGAAGATGCTAAAAAGCTGCTGAGGGAAGCAGTGGTGTTGCCCATGTGGATGCCTGACTTCTTTAAGGGGATCCGTCGGCCTTGGAAG GGTGTGTTAATGGTCGGCCCTCCAGGAACCGGGAAGACCATGTTGGCGAAAGCCGTTGCCACAGAATGCGGGACTACTTTCTTCAACGTGTCCTCCTCCACCCTGACCTCCAAATACAGGGGCGAGTCTGAAAAACTTGTCCGCCTGCTGTTTGAAATG GCCAGATTTTACGCTCCGACGACCATCTTCATAGATGAGATCGACTCCATCTGTGGCAGAAGAGGAACATCCGACGAACACGAAGCCAGCCGCCGGGTCAAATCCGAACTCCTGATCCAGATGGACG GTGTGGGAGGAGCCCTCGAGAACGATGACCCTTCTAAGATGGTGATGGTCCTCGCTGCTACAAACTTCCCCTGGGACATCGACGAGGCGTTGCGGCGGCGGCTGGAGAAGCGGATCTACATCGCCCTTCCCACAG cTGAGGGGCGTGTGGAGCTTTTAAAGATCAACCTGAGAGAGGTGGAGTTGGCTCCTGACGTAGACCTGGACCTCATAGCCGAGAAGATTGAGGGCTACTCGGGAGCAGACATCACCaatgtctgcag GGATGCCTCCATGATGGCGATGCGACGTCGAATCCAAGGCCTGAGCCCCGAGGAGATACGCGCCCTGTCCAAAGACGAGCTGCAGATGCCGGTGACCATGGAGGACTTCACCCTGACACTCAAGAAGATCTCAAAGTCTGTCTCTGCTGCAGACCTGGAGAAATACGAAGCCTGGATGGCTGAGTTTGGGTCAGTGTAG